The nucleotide window TTGAGTACGTAACCGCGTTACAGGATTgaaactttgtctttgtatttgtgtttggccATCTGTGCCTCATCTCTTtcggtctccctccctccctctgtgtgcgTTCACGTGCCTGGTGCGCTCACATGTcggcctgtctgcctcccttcTTGTCTCATCCTCGctctctatctgtccctccctcgaATCCTCCTttgcccatccctccatccctccctctgtccttccgTCCTTCtgtacctccctccctacccccatctctcccttcctccctccatccgtccCTCTGTcatcctatccctccctccatcgtcCCTCCaatcctccattcctccctctgtcacacgcgccgtccatccctccatcccccccccccccccccccccgcccttccTCCCGCGTCTCCAGAGGTGCGTTCGGGTGCTGTTCCAAGACGGCGAGCGCAGCGCCGTGCGGACTCTCCAGTGGCGCGCGGGCGAGAGCCGCGAGGTCCTGGCCCAGCTCTGCGCCGCCACCTTCGGGGTCTCCGACCCCCAGCACTACACCCTGTACTGGCGCAGCGGCGGGGAGATGCGCGCCCTGCccacccaggcccagccccaagACCTGGCCAGCCACAGCGAAGGGGGCCCCTCACTCTCCTACCTGAGGACGGACCACGACTTCAGCAAGATGCGTCGGCTTACCCGGGGGGGAGCCGTGGACCTGGGGGAGTCGGTGTgcgaggagtgagggggagggaggagggagggagggaggagaggtgtcgagtttctctcccttcttgctttctctctctctgtctctctctctctctctggctgtctttcTCTGGCCACGTCCTGATAAAGCTGTTTTTTTTGTCTCATTTGTAGCCCCTGGAGATGTTGTCAAACCTGCAGCCCCTTTGATAAAACCTCGGGTGCATCTCAAACAGTGCACTATGCCTCCTTATCGTACCCCTCTATGCTGGCTATGGGCAAAAGCAAGCTTTTCTAAATAAGGGACTATCGTGTAAAAGGCAGTGCGCCTAGCCACATTGTCAGCGGTGGTCTAATATAGTGTTTAGGGGCTATGATGGTATGTGGTGCACTTCCTGAGAGTTAGGCTGCCGTTTGGGCCTTCAAGTCTCTAGAGACGGATGTGTGGTTGATTGTTTTCTCCTCGCATCGCCCCATGTGTGTAAAAAGTTAGCTCTGGGTTAAGAGTCTGCTGTCAAGGGCTCGAGGGGGTCTAAATATGACGTCTTTGGGATGTACAGCATGACTACTTTAGGACTAGAGGTCGAGAAATTATAACGGTATTTTAGGCCGACCGGGTGATGACCAAACCTCAATACCAAAGTGATGTCACAGGCCAGAGGCGTAGGATTGTGTGTGAAGCTTAGTGGACAATCTTTGTGTTGAAGATGGACTTGGGGAAAGGACAAGATAGACGTGCAgagggttaacacacacacactgttctccgGACGCCATTTTGTGATGCTGTGGATGTTGCTCTGCCATGTTATGGGAATGACGCTTAACATGACAGCTTTGGGTTTTAATCTTCACTTTTTCTTTTGGTAAATAAAGGCCTGGTATGTGGCTTTACTAGAGTTTTCTTGTCGTAAGATTTTTCGCCAGCAGAATGTCACTTTAGATACATTTGTCATATAAAAAAACactattttctttgttttttctcTTAATATTTTTAAAGCAATGAGGTTACTTAACCATTCCATGATGAGGAGAGCATGGGGgcttatattttacatttagtcatttagcagacgctcttatccagagcgacttacagtaagtacagggacattccccctgaggcaagtaggatgaagtgccttgcccaaggacacaacgtcattgtgaccggcaaccttctgattactagcccgattccctaaccgctcagccagctgactcccTAGAGGAAGACAATCTGAACATTGCCAATAAACCTGGACCATGTCTTATCTATTGGTGATTGGTTGAATGTAAAGTCAATCACCTATTGGTTGGTGACTCCTGCTGCAACTATACTATAGGTGACATCCAACTGACAATTAACTATTCAATGACTGTTCAATTAACCTTTAATGTTACTATCAATAACAACCTACTATGTACTACGATTGTTCAAATGTGGGAAACACATAATATTGAATATGGATGAGACATTTGAACAAAAGTAAGTCTTTTATTGGAAAGAGGTGATTATTTTGGACAAGGATCATAtggcatattttgaaaattacTGCATGCTAAAATGTTTCATATTGTGCAAAGGTTCTgagaatgtggtgtgtgtgatgctgcatGTGTTCTGTGTGATAAATAAGGCAACTTTAAGGAATTCCCTATTTCTTTTGAATGTAAAACACATTGCTGTATTTTGTCAAGTAATTCAAAATCGCAATAAAATTGCAGTGTATGTTCCCAACGGTGATATCCTGTGTCCGTTTACTGTGCTACTCTGGTGTGTCTGTAGACTGGTGCATGTTGGGTATGGCCCTAGAGGGCAGCAATGTGCCTATTTTAAGGAGAGTTATCACGTCTCAATCCTACTTCATCCTGTTTCTTGGTTCGTTTTAGGCAACACAGTCATGAAACAGATTGAACTGtctgtttttttatttgacGTAAATCATAAATTCCCACATTCGTACTGATTCAGTTTAGCTTTGTTCTCTATCACAATAAAGTTATTAACTCAAGTCAATCCACTTggcatttcatattttttccaTATACTTCAGACAATGGCGGGTCTGAGTAATAAACAAGTTGTTGAAATGTTTAATAAAAACAACTGCCCACTTGCATTAGTCTCAAGATAAACAATGGGATATTTTGAGAGCTGACATTTTGATGGTTGATAGAAAAACAATCATCGAATCAAGAATCATCCTTTCTTGTAATGGCGCCAACAAAGTGTACATTCTTGCCAAGGCATGTTCCTATTTACGTCCCAGGATTAAAAACATTAATAAACGATCTTGAAGATTCTGTAATGTCTTGTCTCAAGCATTACATCACAGtacccctcaccacccctctcacccctacccactatctccccatctctctctctcacccctatcctctctcacccctcatctccctctctcacccttaccctctatcctcccatctctctctctcacccctatcctctctcacccctcatctccctctctcacctctaccctctatcctcccatctctctctctcacccctatcctctctcacccctcatctccctctctcacctctaccctctatcctcccatctctcacccctatcctctctcacccctcatctccctctctcacctctaccctctatcctcccatctctcacccctatcctctctcacccctcatctccctctctcacctctaccctctatcctcccatctctctctccgtcctctatctctatcccccccccccccatctaccTCTGTCTACTTCACACCTACCCCGAGCTTGGCCAGAACGCCCACCCCTTTCTCCTCGTACTCAGCCCTGCTGAGCCAGAAGGACTCCTTGTCCTTCATGATGTTGGCCAGCACCGCCCCGCCCATGAACACCATGTGCTTACGACGAGGGGGGTCCTCGATACGGATCTTGAATttctgcaggagggagggagggagggagggagggagggagggagggagggagggaaaaaaagagagagaagggagggagggaaagagagagagaagggagggagatgtaGGGCTTAATCTGCTCAACTTTCTATAATGCGACACTTTGTTTCTGCTGCTGAATATCAGCggtatgtgtgcacgtgtgtgtgtgcacgtgtgtgtgtgcgtgcacgtgtgtgtgtgtgtgtgtgtgcgtgcacgtgtgtgtgtatgtgtgtgtgtgtgcgtgcacgtgtgtgtgcgtgcatgtgtgtgtgtgcacgtgtgtgtgtatgtgtgtgtgcgtgcacgtgtgtgtgcacgtgtgtgtgtatgtgtgtgcgtgcacgtgtgtgtgcgtgtgtgtgtgggacctaCAGAGAGCTTCTCGGTGTCCCCCTTCAACACTGTCTCCAGGTACAGCtgcttgatctctctctccagtctggaggGCAGTCCAGGGTACATGGTGGTTCCTCCTGACAGCACGATGTGCTTGTAGAAATCAGCCCTGCACCCAGAGCCAGCGTTAGGGCGTGTCCACCCTTCAGCAGCCTCACAGGCCCTCGTATCAAACACTGCCGCTAACGTGAACAGTTAGACTGGGCCATTTAAAGGACAGTTTCAGCAAATTCGCTACTTGAGAGTACGCAGCTTTTCGGTCACCATCAATTCAAAACGTGTTTTGACCGACGTATCATTTCTTACTTTAGACAGACAGATCTAGATAGATTGCAGTATTATTATCAAAACTTTCATTTAAAGCTccatttaaaaatgtcattaattaAAAAATATTCTTTGAAAACAAAACGTGATATCGCTGTGTAGCACGCCATGTTCTCTTGAGTCGACCAGTCAAAAGGGGGAAGCGAGAGagcgtgacctctgacctgaggTCGATGTCTGCGGCCTGGATGGTGTTGAAGAGTAGCTCAGCCACGCCTGCCCCCTCCACGTTGATGAGGTGGGGCTGGAAGAGGGCCTCAGGAGCCCcgaacctctctccccccaccatcaccataCGGCCGTCAGGGAGCTGGGGTGGGCAACATTGGTTAGTTAAACACAACAATGTAGctaaatattatttattttttaaattacattATGAACACTGTTATTCtttatcattattatttaaTAACTTTTTAACTTGCTAACTTTTTGTGTCCGCTTTGTCGTGTTAACTTTGGCGTTTGCCATGTTGCTGCGTTAGCACTTTTTCGTCATCAAAAACTCGCTAGTCGCCAGTCTGTCGCTAGGCGCCAGTCTGTCGCTAGTCACCAGTCTGGTTGTGGTTACCGTGTAGGACTCCACCAGCACGGTGGTCTCCAGGGCCAGCTTCTGCTCCTGCTCGATGTTGTAGCCCACGTAGCACAGCTCCTCCTTCAGCATGCGCACCGTCTCAAAGTCCGCCGAGTGGTTGAAGGCGTAGCCTCGCAGCAGCAGGAgctgaggggggcggagggagagagggatggatgaagggatagacggatggatggatgaagggatggataaatggatggatggatgatgaataaatgaatatccCCTCTGGAAACAGACTTTATAATTGAATATCATTTTGACCAAATGTGTTTCCAGACCAAACAAGGTGGCGACGGGGTGGGGGCGCACCTTGATGAGGTAGCGCGTGATGTCACGTCCTGCAATGTC belongs to Osmerus mordax isolate fOsmMor3 chromosome 23, fOsmMor3.pri, whole genome shotgun sequence and includes:
- the zgc:101810 gene encoding actin-related protein 2; amino-acid sequence: MDSEGRKVVVCDNGTGFVKCGFAGSNFPEHIFPAMVGRPLLRSSIKVGDIEIKDLMVGDEASECRHMLDVSYPMDNGMVRSWEDMIHLWDYTFGPDRLNLDPPDCKILLTEPPMNPTKNREKITEVMFEQYKFHGIYVAIQAVLTLYAQGLLTGVVVDSGDGVTHICPVYEGFSLPHLTRRLDIAGRDITRYLIKLLLLRGYAFNHSADFETVRMLKEELCYVGYNIEQEQKLALETTVLVESYTLPDGRMVMVGGERFGAPEALFQPHLINVEGAGVAELLFNTIQAADIDLRADFYKHIVLSGGTTMYPGLPSRLEREIKQLYLETVLKGDTEKLSKFKIRIEDPPRRKHMVFMGGAVLANIMKDKESFWLSRAEYEEKGVGVLAKLGVGVK